The DNA region ATATGTTTCAATTCTTCTACCTTCCGTCCGACCATAGCATCCAGGATAATGTCCGCTATCGCCTTCAGAATAAAAGACATGTTCATACCACCGAACACTGCATCTTCGAGAGTGCCGTTCTTTATCTTAAGATATACGGCAATCTGTTCTCCACATTCTTCAGACCGGCCGAAACAGTCGTAGTCATCAGAAACGTTTCTTGTAAAATGTTTAAGTATAGTGCTCCGTTGTTTAAGTTTGCGAACCGTCTCGTCCATAGCATCACCACAAATCAATTTATGAAAGGTCTGATATTACATCCACCGTTCTATCGATTTCCTCAAAAGTATTGTATATATAAAATGACATACGCACAGTGGAAGGTATACCTAACCTGTCATGTAACGGATGAGCACAATGTCTTCCCGAACGCACAGCTATCCCTTCCTCATTCAACAAAATACCCACATCATTACTTGTCAATCCATCCACATTAAAAGTGATGATACCGGCACGGGATTCTGGGTCTTCTGGTCCGTACAATGTTACATTATTCAATTCGGAGAACTTATCCAATGCATATTCAACAAGGTTTTTCTCGTGCTCACGGACGTTCTCCATACCGATCGTTTTCAGGTATCTCACCGCCTCCGCCAACCCTACCGCACCCGCAACATTAGGAGTACCTGCCTCAAACCGTTGTGGTGGTTTAGCCCATACCGCATCAGTGGTAGTAACGCGCTCTATCATATCTCCGCCGAATAGGAAAGGTTCAATGTCAGCCATCACTTCCCCACGACCGTATAACACACCGATCCCCATAGGACCAAGCATCTTATGTCCAGTGAACACCAAAAAATCGCAATCTATCTTTTTCATATCAACGGAGATATGTGGCACTCCCTGACTACTATCGATCAAACACAACGCACCGTTCTCGTGAGCACGTTTACATATCTTGCTAACATCGTTTATAGTGCCTAATACGTT from Candidatus Micrarchaeota archaeon includes:
- a CDS encoding cysteine desulfurase: MDVESIRKDFPVLDRMVNGRPLVYFDNAATSQKPIQVIDAIKEYYMNHNANIHRGVHTLGTESTELYDQARKTVAEFINADEREIVFTKNATESINLVMYAWALRNLGKGDRIVLSIMEHHANLLPWLWLSKVKGVRLEWLDIDENGKIPETELNKIDGKNTRLVAVTHVSNVLGTINDVSKICKRAHENGALCLIDSSQGVPHISVDMKKIDCDFLVFTGHKMLGPMGIGVLYGRGEVMADIEPFLFGGDMIERVTTTDAVWAKPPQRFEAGTPNVAGAVGLAEAVRYLKTIGMENVREHEKNLVEYALDKFSELNNVTLYGPEDPESRAGIITFNVDGLTSNDVGILLNEEGIAVRSGRHCAHPLHDRLGIPSTVRMSFYIYNTFEEIDRTVDVISDLS